From the Hevea brasiliensis isolate MT/VB/25A 57/8 chromosome 15, ASM3005281v1, whole genome shotgun sequence genome, one window contains:
- the LOC110660261 gene encoding major allergen Pru ar 1, producing the protein MGVVTNQTEFPSAIPPAKLFKVFLLDAHKTIPKIVPQAIKSIEIIEGDGGSGSIKKTTFAEGKDIKYIKHKVDFVDKDNFIYNYTAIEADPWLEGLEKVSYETQIVPSPDGGSISKCTTKYYPKGDSKIDVDKIKEGELKASGLFKAVEAHVLANPDAYN; encoded by the exons ATGGGCGTTGTTACTAATCAGACCGAGTTTCCTTCTGCAATTCCCCCAGCCAAGTTGTTCAAGGTCTTTCTCCTTGATGCCCACAAAACTATCCCTAAGATTGTGCCTCAGGCCATTAAAAGTATTGAGATCATtgaaggagatggagggtctggaagTATTAAGAAGACAACATTTGCTGAAG GGAAAGATATCAAATATATAAAGCACAAGGTTGATTTCGTAGATAAAGACAACTTCATTTACAACTACACTGCTATTGAAGCTGATCCATGGTTGGAAGGACTAGAGAAAGTTTCTTATGAGACCCAGATAGTTCCTTCTCCTGATGGGGGTTCCATCAGCAAGTGCACCACCAAGTACTACCCAAAGGGCGATAGCAAGATCGATGTAGACAAAATCAAGGAGGGCGAACTGAAAGCCAGTGGATTGTTCAAGGCTGTTGAAGCCCACGTCTTGGCGAATCCTGATGCCTATAACTAA